In Lysobacter sp. FW306-1B-D06B, the sequence CTCGCCTTTATCCAGGACCACACCGACGCCGAAGGCCTGCCACCGACGTTGCAGCAGATTGCCGATGCGTTCGGCTTTCGCCAGGCCTGCGCGGCGCACAAGCACGTCAAACGGCTGGAAAAGGCCGGCCACCTGCAAGTGCGGCCGAACCAAGCGCGTGGCATTCGACTCGCGGCGCATCGCCCTGCCCCTTCCGATGACCGACTGACGCTGGCCGTGCTCGGTCGCGTCGCCGCGGGCGCGCCCATCGGCGCCGATGCCGGCGTCGAACGCGAACTGCGCATCGACCGTGCGCTGTTCTCCACCACGCCGGACTACCTGCTGCGCGTGCAGGGCGATTCGATGCGCGAGGAAGGCATCTTCGACGGCGATCTGGTCGCGGTGAAGCGCGCCGTCGATGCACGCGACGGCCAGGTGGTGATCGCGCGCGTCGACGAGGAAATCACCATCAAACGATTGCAGCGCACCGCGCGCGGCATCCGTCTGCTGCCGCGCAATCCGGATTACGCGCCCATCGACGTCGCGCCCGGCAGCGACTTCGCCATCGAAGGCATCTACTGCGGCCTGGTGCGCCCGGACTGATGGCCGCCACCGTAATCCCGCTCGAATCCTTGCTCTCGGCCCGCACCGTCTGGAGCGCCGGACGCCACGTCGCGCCCGCGCCGCTGGGCGAGTCCACCGGCTTCGCCGCGCTCGACGCGCTGCTTCCGCACGGCGGCTGGCCACAGGGCGCGCTGACCGAACTGTTGATCCCGGCCGACGGCGTCGGCGAACTGGCGCTGATGATGCCCACGCTGTCGCGCATGACGCAGGCCGGCCGGCTGGTCGCGCTCATCGCCCCGCCGTTCTGCCCGTACGCACCTGCGTGGCAACGCGCCGGCGTGGATCTGCGTTATCTGGAGATCGTGCAGGCCAGCTGGTCCGCCGGTGGACGCGGCGCGCTGTGGGCCTTCGAACAATGCCTGCGCAGCGCGGCATTCTCGGCGGTGCTGGGCTGGCCGTCGCATGCCGATGGCCCCTCGCTGCGACGCCTGCAGGTGGCCGCCGACACCGGTCAGTGCCTGGGCTTCGCCGTGCGCGACAGTCGACACGCCGACAACCCTTCGCCTGCCGCATTGCGCATCGAACGCGTGGAAGACCACTGGCGCGTGCGCAAATGCCGGGGCGGACACGTACCTTCGCAAGGATTCGCGCCCCCCTCGCACGCCGGCTCGCAAGGCTGAGTCCGCGCCATGCTCTGGGCCTGCATCCGCCTGCCGCACCTGGCACTCGACGCCGTCCTGCGCCGCGTCGAAGACACCACGGCGCCGCTCGCGCTGGTCACCGGCCCCGCGCAGTTGCGCAGCCTGCATGCGGTCAACGCCGCCGCCGCCGAAGCCGGCCTTCGCCCGGGGATGCGCCTCACCGCTGCACACGCCCTGTGCGGGCAGGCCGCGCTGCACGAACATGATCCGGACAACGACGCACGCGCGCACCGCTTCCTCGCCGCATGGGCGTATCGCCACAGCTCGCTGGTGAGCGCGCAATGGCCGGGCGCGATCGTGCTGGAGGCCAGTGCGAGTTTTCGCCTGTTCGGTCCCTGGCCGCAGCTGGAAGCGAAGCTGCGCCGCGAGCTCGATGCGCTCGGCTTCCAGCACCGCATCGCCCTGGCGCCGACGCCGCGCGCGGCGCAGGTGTTCGCCGGCCTGCGCGATGGCTACGCGTTGTTCGAGCCGCAGACCTTGCCCGCCACGCTCGACCGCATACCGATCCGCCGCGCCGCCCTGCCGGACGACGCCGGCACGCGCCTGCATCGCATGGGCGTGCGCAGCCTGAAGGAACTGCGCGCCTTGCCGCGCGACGGCGTGCGTCGCCGTTTCGGCCTCGCGCTGCTCGATCACCTGGACCGACTTTACGGCAGCGTCGACGACCCGCTCGACTACTACCAGCCGCCCGACCATTTCGATGCGCGCGTGGAAATGGGTTACGAAGTCGAAAGCCACCAGGCGCTGCTGTTCCCGCTGCGCCGGCTGGTGCGCGACCTGGCCGTCTACCTGTCCGCGCGCGACGGCGGCGTGCAGCGCTTCACGATGCGGCTGGAGCACGAAACCGGCCACACCGACGTCGCCGTCGGCATGCTCGCTGCCGAACGCGATGCGACGCTGCTGATGGACATCGCGCGCAACCGGCTGGAACAGGCGTCGATCGACCGCCCCGTCACCGGCCTGCGCCTGCTGGCGCGCGAACTTCCGCCGTTCGTGCCCGCCGCGCGCGACCTGTTCGATACGCGCCCATCGCAGGCGATGCCGTGGCCGCAGCTGCGCGAACGCCTGCGCGCGCGGCTCGGTGACGACGCGGTGTATCGCATCGCGGCCTCGGGCGATCCGCGCCCGGAACGCGCCTGGCAACGCGCCGGCGTGGAGGAGGACGCCGCCTGCATCGCGCCCGCGCCGTCGCGTCCGCCACGTCCGGCGTGGTTGCTGCCGCAGCCGGTGCCGCTGCGGTCCTCCGGACTGCGCATCGTCTCCGGCCCGGAACGTCTGGAAAGCGGCTGGTGGGACGACGGCGACGTCCGCCGCGACTACTACGTCCTGGAAACCGCGCAGGGCCAGCGCGCCTGGGCCTACGCCGAGCCGGGCAAACGCGACGGCTGGATGCTGCACGGCTGGTTCGCATGAGCACGACGGCATGAGCTGGGACGACGCCATCGACGGCGTGGATCGCGAGACGCCCGGCGACCGCATGCCACGCGCGTTGCAGATCAGCACGCGCCTGCGCCATGCCGCCAATGACGATCTGGACGACGACGCGCCGCCTTACGCCGAGCTGCACTGCCTGTCGGATTTCAGCTTCCTGCGCGGCGCGGCGAGCGCGGAGGAATTGTTCGAACGCGCCCGCCACTGCGGCTACCAGGCGCTGGCGATCACCGACGAATGCTCGCTGGCGGGCATCGTGCGCGGGCTGGAGGCTTCGCTCGCCACGGGCGTACGGTTGATCGTCGGCAGCGAGTTTCGCCTCACCGACGGCATGCGCTTCGTCCTGCTGGTGGAGAACGCTGTCGGCTACACGCGCTTGTGCGAGCTGATCACGCGCGGTCGCCGTGCAGCCGAAAAAGGCACCTATCGTCTGGCGCGCAACGATGTCGAAACCGTCTTCGCAAACGTCGAGCCCGGCGTGTTCGCGCTGTGGCTGCCCGATGCCGAACCGGGCGCCGCGCCGGACGAACGCCACGGCCGCTGGCTTCGCGCGTTGTTCGGCGAACGCACGCACCTGGCGGTGGAAATGCACCGCCAGGACGACGACGACGCGCGCCTGCGCACGCTGCTCGCGCTCGCACAGGCGCTGGACATCACCGCCGTGGCGAGCGGCGACGTGCACATGGCCACGCGCCGCCAGCGCGTGCTGCAGGACACGATGACCGCGATCCGCCACGGCCTGCCGCTGGCCGAATGCGGCGCGCACCTGTTCCGCAACGGCGAGCGCCACCTGCGCGCGCGCTCGACGCTGGCCAACATTCACCCGCATGGGCTGCTCAACGCCGCCGTGCAGCTCGCGCGGCGCTGCACCTTCGATCTTCAACGCGACCTGAAATACGACTACCCCTTCGAACTGGTGCCCGAAGGCGAAACGCCCGCCTCGCATCTGCGCGCGCTCACCTTCGCCGGCATGCGCACGCGCTGGCCGGACGGCGCGTCGGCGAAGATCGTGGCGCAGATCGAGACGGAACTGGCGCTCATCGCCGAGCTCAAGTACGAGGCCTTTTTCCTCACCGTGGAGGACATCGTCCGTTTCGCGCGCAGCCGCAACATCCTGTGCCAGGGCCGCGGTTCCTCGGCGAACTCGGCCGTGTGTTACGCGCTGGGCATTACCGCGGTGAACCCGGAGGAAAGCCGCCTGCTGATGGCGCGCTTCCTGTCGCGCGAACGCAACGAACCGCCCGACATCGACGTGGACTTCGAACACGAGCGCCGCGAGGAAGTGCTGCAATACGTCTACACCAAGTACGGCCGCGAACGCGCCGCACTGGCGGCGACGGTGATCCGCTACCGCGGCAAGAGCGCGGTGCGCGATGTCGCCAAGGCGTTCGGGCTGCCGCCGGACCAGGTCGCGCTGCTCGCCGGTTGCTACGGTTGGGGCAACGCCGGCACCGAGATGGAACAGCGCCTGGCCGAAACCGGCTTCGACCCGCATAACCCGCTGATCCGGCGCGTGCTCGCCGTCAGCGCGCAGTTGGAAGACCATCCGCGTCATCTGTCGCAGCACGTCGGCGGCTTCGTCATCTCGCAAGCGCCGCTGTCCACGGTGGTGCCGGTGGAGAACGCCGCGATGGCCGATCGCACCATCATCCAGTGGGACAAGGATGACCTGGAGACGATGAAGCTGCTGAAGGTCGACTGCCTCGCACTGGGCATGCTGACCTGCATCCGCAAGGCAATCGATCTGGTGGAGCAGCATCGCGGCCTCAAGCTCGACATGGCCACGATTCCCGCCGGCGACGAGCCCACCTACGCGATGATCCAGCGCGCCGACACGGTGGGCGTGTTCCAGATCGAATCGCGCGCGCAGATGACGATGCTGCCGCGCTTGAAGCCCAAGAATTTCTACGACCTGGTGGTGGAAGTCGCCATCGTGCGGCCCGGGCCGATCCAGGGCGGCATGGTGCATCCCTACCTGCGCCGTCGCATGGGCAAGGAGGCGGTCGAATACCCGTCGCCGGAAGTGGAGGAAATCCTCAAGCCCACGCTCGGCGTTCCGCTGTTCCAGGAACAAGTGATGGAACTGGTGATGCACGCCGGCTACAGCGACAGCGAAGCCGACCAGCTGCGCCGGTCGATGGCCGCCTGGCGCGTGGGCGGCGACATGGAACCGCACCGCCTGCGCATCCGCGACTGCATGCGCAACAAGGGCTATTCGGAAACTTTCATCGAGCAGATCTTCGAGCAGATCAAGGGTTTCGGTTCCTACGGTTTCCCGCAGAGCCATGCCGCCTCGTTCGCCAAACTCGTTTACGTGAGCTGCTGGCTCAAACGGCACGAGCCGGCGGCCTTCGCCTGCGCGCTGCTGAACTCGCAGCCGATGGGGTTCTACTCGCCCAGCCAGATCGTGCAGGACGCGCGGCGCGGCGCGCCCAAGCGAGCGGCGGACGAGTTCGCGAACGAAGACGAACGTGCGCGCGCGATGCGCGAGGCGGTGGAGGTGTTGCCGGTGGACGTGCTGCACAGCGACTGGGATTGCACGCTGGTCGGTGGCAGTCGCTTCGGTGAGCACGCCAATGCGCAGCCGGCGATCCGTCTGGGCCTGCGCGAAGTGCGCGGGCTGTCCGAAGCGGCGGCCCAGGCCATCGTTGCGGCACGCGCGCGTCGGTCATTCGACAGCCTGCAGGACCTGCGCCAGCGCGCCGGCCTCGACGAGAAGGCCTGCAATGCGCTGGCCGAAGCCGATGCGTTGAAGCATCTGGTCGGCAATCGCCATGTCGCGCGCTGGTCCGTGGCCGGGCTGGAACGCCGCCGGCCGCTGTTGCCCGGAAGTCCGGACGAAGCGCGCATCGACCTGCCCGCGCCGCGCATCGGCGAGGAAATCCTCTCCGATTACCGCGCCACGGGACTGAGCCTGGCCTCGCATCCGATGGCGCTGCTGCGGCCGCAGCTGGACGCGCGGCGCATCCAGGGCTCGCGCCACCTGCGCGATGCGCGCCACGGACGCGGCGTGCACGTCGCCGGGCTGGTCACGCAGCGCCAGCGCCCGGCCACCGCCAAGGGCACGATCTTCGTCACGCTGGAAGACGAACACGGCATGATCAACGTCATCGTCTGGCCGGACCTGGCCGCACGCCAGCGCAAACCGCTGCTGGATGCGACGCTGCTCGCCGTGCGCGGACGCTGGGAGCGCGTGGACGGCGTGGAGCATCTGATCGCCGGCCAGCTGACCGACCTGAGCGAGCTGCTCGGCGAACTGCAGGCGCCGTCGCGGGATTTCCGCTGACGGGCGCAGCCCCCTCATCCACCACGGAGAACACGATGATCGAACGCCTCTTCGTCTACGGAAGCCTCGCGCCGGGACGCCCCAACGCGCACGTGCTGGCCGACGTGCCCGGTACGTGGGAGCCGGCCATCGTCACCGGCACCCTGCGTGCGGAAGGCTGGGGCGCGGCGATGGGCTTTCCCGGGCTGGTGCTGGCGCAAGACGGCGGCGACGTCGCCGGCCTGGTCTTCAGCTCGACGCAGCTCGGCCCGCACTGGGCGCGGCTGGACGCCTTCGAGGACGGTTATGCGCGGGAACTCGCCCAGGTCCGGCTGGAGGACGGCCGATGCGTGGAGGCCTGGGTCTACACCGTCGATGGCCGGGCGGGCCCGGATTCAACGTGATTCCTGATGGCGATCCCGCCGTGGATCGCGCCTGGCATCCCCCGCAGCCGAGGCTGGCCGTGGACGCACCCCGATACTTCGTCACCTATCGACGCCCTGAAAACGGTGAAACCGCAACGCGCGTGCTCGGGCGTTTCCACGACCGCGCCGCGGCCGAACGCGTGGCGCGCGAGCATCTACGCGTCGCCGGGCTGGAAATGCTCGCCATCCGCGCCGAGACCCCGCTGGAGGCGCTGCATTACCGCTTCTCGCGCATCATGACCCGCACGCTGCGCATCACCCTGGGCGCCGGCCTGAGTCTTCTGGCCTACCACGAGCTGTTCCGCACCGGCTCACGCATGGGCGACCTGCCGCTGAGCCGGCTCACGCTGAACATGCTGCTGACGTTCGGCTTCCACGGCGTGCTGATGATCGCCGCGGTGGTGTTCTGCTGGGACATCGCGTTCGGCGAGGGGCCGCATCACGGGCGTTGATGTAGCGCGTTGCTGCGACACGCCCTACCCCTCTCCCTGGTTCGCTGCGCGAACCTGTCCCTCTCAGCTCTGCACTCCCTTCGGTCGCCGCAAGGGGAGAAGGGAAAGTCGATCAGCGTAGCCTTTGCTCTTCCTTCTCCCCTCGCGGCGACCGAAGGGAGTGCGGAGCTGAGAAGGTGGCGCGAAGCGCCGGTAGAGGGCGCGCGCTGCCTCACCGCTTCCACTATCATTCGCCGCCCCCTTCGCGCGAACGTCATCCATGGAACTTGCCACCGACACGATCGCCCTGCTCATGGCGGTCGCCTTCGTGGCAGGCATCATCGACGCCATCGCCGGCGGCGGCGGATTGCTGACCATCCCGGCGCTCATGGCCGCCGGCATCCCGCCGGTCAACGCCATCGCCACCAACAAGCTGCAAAGCAGCTTCGGCACCGCGAGCGCGGTGGTCGCCTTCGCACGCAAGGGCCGCATCGATTTCCGCCGCTTCCTCAAACCGGCGCTGGGTGCCTTCATCGGCTCCGCCCTGGGCGCGTGGACCTTGCAGCGTCTGAACCCCGCGTTCCTGTCGGGCCTGATCCCGATGCTGCTGATCCTGATGGTGCTGTACTTCCTGTTCGCGCCCAAGGCGAGCGAGGAAGACCGCCAGGGCCGCTTCGGCCCCATGGCGATGCTCGGCATCGTTACCGCCATCGGCTTCTACGACGGCTTCTTCGGACCGGGCACCGGCTCCTTCCTGACCACCGCGCTGGTCGCGCTGTTCGGACTGGGCCTGGTGTCGGCCACCGCGCACACCAAATTCCTCAACCTGTCGAGCAACGTCGCCGCCGTGCTGACGCTGATCGCCGGCGGCCACGTGATGTGGACGCTGGGGCTGCTGATGGCGGTTTCGAGCATTGCCGGCGGCCAGCTCGGCGCGCATCTGGCCATGCGCGTGGGCGGCAAGGTGATCCGCCCGCTGCTGGTGACCATGTCGCTGCTGCTCACGGCGAAACTGCTGTCCGATCCGGCCAATCCGGTGACGGCGTTCGTGCTGGGCCACGCCTAACCGTCGTTCGTCGACGGCCTGCCCAGCGCTTCCCTGCACTGCACGCTGCGCAGTGCCTTGTGCATCTTGTAGTCGGTAGTCGCGCGCGATATCGCCGCGCGGCAGTCATCGGCCGCGCGCGAGCGCACGGCGAACGTTCCCAGCACCGCGAACAGCAGCACCACCGCAACGCCCATCGCGACCTGCAATCGAGTTGGCATGCTGTCGGTCATCGCCGGCCCTCCGTCCTCGTCCCTCTTATCGGCCGGAACGCCGCAGACTTTCGGGCCTCGAAACCTGCCGAAAACGCATCGGCGGCTGTAACAGCGCTGCGGCGCAGTCAGCCTGTTCTTCACGTTCACGTCTCACACGACCATCACCCGTACCGCGCTTTGCTCGGCCTTCGAACGCTTGGCGTTGGTGGCTGAACAGGACGCACCATGGACAGGACACCTCCTGACGGTCGACGTGTCGCGCCACGCGCGCGCGTCCTTCCCCTGACGATCGGCATCCGCGAGGCGCTGCGCCTGGTTGCCGCGCGAACGTCGTTTGCAAGCCTCGCGTTGATGCCGGCGATGGTGTGCGCGCAGACCTTCGGGCCGGGCGTTGTTGCGCCGATCGATCTCAACGGCGGCACCGGGCAGGTGGTGGGCAGCACGACCATCACGGCGCCCACCTCCACGCACGCGGTGCGCGTGCGCAGCGGCGGCACGCTGACGGTAGACACTCAGGCGCCGCCACTGCCTGGCGCCATCAGCTTCACTTCCGTCACGGGCAACACGTTGTTCGCCGACGGCGCGGTGATCCTCGTGCCGGCGGGCGTGAACCTGTTCACCACCGGTGGCAATGCCGCCATCGCCAACGGCAGTGGCAGCCGCATCGACATCACCGGCGGCCAGTTCAACATCACCGGCGTGGGCGATGCCGTCGTGGCGATCAACGGCGGGCTCATCAACGTCGCCAACGCCACGATCAACAGCACCGCCACCGCAGGCGCCACCATCTCCAATGCGCACGGGTTCATCGCCGAAGCCGGCGGGCGCGTCGTGGCGACACAGATCAACCAGATCAACACCGCCGCGTCCAATGCGGTCGCGCTGGGCGCCTCCGGTGCCAACAGTCGGGTCGAGAATGCCCTCGCGCCGGTGATCGCGATGAGCGGAACCGGCTCGCTGGGCATCTACGTCCACGACGGCGGCCAGGTATTCACGCCAGCCAACACGCTCATCACGATGACCGGCACCAATAGCGTGGGCGTGAGCGCGGACAACACCACCGTGGCGGCGGGCACGTTGGGCAGCGGCCTGCGGGTGGACTTCACCAACCCGTCGACGGCGCAGGCCAGCGGCACCGGCGCGGTCGCGATGAACGGCGGCGTGCTCACGCTGGACAGTTTCCAGGTGACCGGCGTGGGCGCCGGCGCGGGCGTGTGGTCGCGGCCCGGCACCACGATCACGCTCACCGGCAGCAGCAACCTCACCATCGCCGCGACGACGAACCCGACGTTCTACGTGCTCAGTACGGCCAACCTCGCCACCGTCGATGGGCCGATCGGCTCGAGCTTCGCCGTCGTCGCCGGCCTCCCCATCGCCGGCCTGAAATCGCAGGGCGCGATCTTCAGTACCGGCACGACCGTCAACGTGTCCTCGCCGAACGGGCGCGGCGGTTACGCCGAAATCAACACCGGGACGGCGACGCTCGACATCACCAACAACACCATCACCACCACCGGCACGGGCGGCGTCGGCCTGTTCGCGGGCGACAACGGCGTCATCACCGGGCGCGACTCACGCATCACCACACGCGACGGCGCGGCGGCGCTGGAGCTGTTCAATTTCACTTCTCCGGCTTCGATCGACCTCACCAACTCGCAGGTGACGGCGACCGGCGCGCGCACCATCGGCCTGTACTCGGCCAATCGCACCACCAACCTGGTGAACCAGGCGACGCTGACCGGCGGCACCATGACCAGCGAATACGTCGCCATCCTCGGCAACGGGCCGCTGGACGTGACCGTGGACGGTGGCGCGTCGGTGAGCAGTCCCAGCTGGCTGATGTATGCGCAGACGCCGGCCGTTGCGTTCGCGCAGCCGTCGATCGTCCAGCTCTTCGCCGACAACGCCACGTTGAACGGCGCGGCCGGCGCGAATGCCGCCGCCACGGCAAACATCACGCTGCAGAACGCCTCGCACTGGACCGGCGAGGCGTACTACCTCACCAACGGCACGCTGGATGCGTCCAGCGTCTGGACGGTGCCGGTCGATTCGATCCTTACCGCGACGCTGACCAACGCCGGCCGCGTGGAGTTCACCGCGCCCCAGGCAAGTGCCTTCAAGGAACTGTGGACGCGCGACTACGTGGGCGCCGGCGGCACGCTGGCGATCAACACGTTCCTGGGAGCCGACAACTCGCCGTCGGACAAGCTCATCCTCTACAACGGCGGTCTCGCTACAGGCCCGGGCCTGCTCGCCGTGTCGAACACCGACGGCGCGGGCGACGTCACCGTCGCCAACGGCATCCTCGTGGTGCAGGCCATCGAAGGCGCGACAACGTCGGCCAATCTGTTCGCGTTGGCAGCGCCGGCGATTGCCGGCCCGTATGAGTACACGCTGCATCGCGGCAGCGTCGACGCCGACGGACCCAACAACTGGTACCTGCGCTCCACGCTGGATTGCAGTGGCCCCAACGCACCCGTGCCACCGTGCCCGCAACCGCCGCCGCCCGATCCGCCGCCGGACCCGACACCGGATCCACCGCCGCCGCCTCCCCCGCCCGACCCGACACCGGAGCCGCCGCCCGTGCCGGATCCGATTCCGGATCCGCCCGATCCACCGGCGCCACCGCCGCTGCCGCCACTGCCGCCGCCGATTCCGCAGTTCCGGCCGGAAGTGTCGGTGTACACCGCACTCGCGCCGACGACATTGCAGTACGGACGCTCGTTGCTCGACACGCTGCACGAACGCGTGGGCGAGCAGGAGCAACTGCGCAATCGCGACCTGCCCGAGCAGTTCCGCATCGACGGCTTCTGGGGCCGGCTGATCTACGTCAACGGCGAAAAGGACGCCGAGGGCGCGGGCATCTACGACCGCGGCCCGGAGTACGACTACGTGCTGACCGCCGTGCAACTGGGCCTGGACCTCAAGCGCGAAGAAGACCAGGACGGACCGCGCGATCATGCCGGCCTGTACGCCGCCATCGGCCACGCCGAAACGCAGGTGGAGCACGTCTTCTCGAACCTCGCCGGCGACGTGTTCGTCGACGGTTACACGCTGGGCGGCTA encodes:
- the lexA gene encoding transcriptional repressor LexA → MSDLTARQAQILAFIQDHTDAEGLPPTLQQIADAFGFRQACAAHKHVKRLEKAGHLQVRPNQARGIRLAAHRPAPSDDRLTLAVLGRVAAGAPIGADAGVERELRIDRALFSTTPDYLLRVQGDSMREEGIFDGDLVAVKRAVDARDGQVVIARVDEEITIKRLQRTARGIRLLPRNPDYAPIDVAPGSDFAIEGIYCGLVRPD
- the imuA gene encoding translesion DNA synthesis-associated protein ImuA; this encodes MAATVIPLESLLSARTVWSAGRHVAPAPLGESTGFAALDALLPHGGWPQGALTELLIPADGVGELALMMPTLSRMTQAGRLVALIAPPFCPYAPAWQRAGVDLRYLEIVQASWSAGGRGALWAFEQCLRSAAFSAVLGWPSHADGPSLRRLQVAADTGQCLGFAVRDSRHADNPSPAALRIERVEDHWRVRKCRGGHVPSQGFAPPSHAGSQG
- a CDS encoding DNA polymerase Y family protein, which codes for MLWACIRLPHLALDAVLRRVEDTTAPLALVTGPAQLRSLHAVNAAAAEAGLRPGMRLTAAHALCGQAALHEHDPDNDARAHRFLAAWAYRHSSLVSAQWPGAIVLEASASFRLFGPWPQLEAKLRRELDALGFQHRIALAPTPRAAQVFAGLRDGYALFEPQTLPATLDRIPIRRAALPDDAGTRLHRMGVRSLKELRALPRDGVRRRFGLALLDHLDRLYGSVDDPLDYYQPPDHFDARVEMGYEVESHQALLFPLRRLVRDLAVYLSARDGGVQRFTMRLEHETGHTDVAVGMLAAERDATLLMDIARNRLEQASIDRPVTGLRLLARELPPFVPAARDLFDTRPSQAMPWPQLRERLRARLGDDAVYRIAASGDPRPERAWQRAGVEEDAACIAPAPSRPPRPAWLLPQPVPLRSSGLRIVSGPERLESGWWDDGDVRRDYYVLETAQGQRAWAYAEPGKRDGWMLHGWFA
- a CDS encoding error-prone DNA polymerase; translation: MSWDDAIDGVDRETPGDRMPRALQISTRLRHAANDDLDDDAPPYAELHCLSDFSFLRGAASAEELFERARHCGYQALAITDECSLAGIVRGLEASLATGVRLIVGSEFRLTDGMRFVLLVENAVGYTRLCELITRGRRAAEKGTYRLARNDVETVFANVEPGVFALWLPDAEPGAAPDERHGRWLRALFGERTHLAVEMHRQDDDDARLRTLLALAQALDITAVASGDVHMATRRQRVLQDTMTAIRHGLPLAECGAHLFRNGERHLRARSTLANIHPHGLLNAAVQLARRCTFDLQRDLKYDYPFELVPEGETPASHLRALTFAGMRTRWPDGASAKIVAQIETELALIAELKYEAFFLTVEDIVRFARSRNILCQGRGSSANSAVCYALGITAVNPEESRLLMARFLSRERNEPPDIDVDFEHERREEVLQYVYTKYGRERAALAATVIRYRGKSAVRDVAKAFGLPPDQVALLAGCYGWGNAGTEMEQRLAETGFDPHNPLIRRVLAVSAQLEDHPRHLSQHVGGFVISQAPLSTVVPVENAAMADRTIIQWDKDDLETMKLLKVDCLALGMLTCIRKAIDLVEQHRGLKLDMATIPAGDEPTYAMIQRADTVGVFQIESRAQMTMLPRLKPKNFYDLVVEVAIVRPGPIQGGMVHPYLRRRMGKEAVEYPSPEVEEILKPTLGVPLFQEQVMELVMHAGYSDSEADQLRRSMAAWRVGGDMEPHRLRIRDCMRNKGYSETFIEQIFEQIKGFGSYGFPQSHAASFAKLVYVSCWLKRHEPAAFACALLNSQPMGFYSPSQIVQDARRGAPKRAADEFANEDERARAMREAVEVLPVDVLHSDWDCTLVGGSRFGEHANAQPAIRLGLREVRGLSEAAAQAIVAARARRSFDSLQDLRQRAGLDEKACNALAEADALKHLVGNRHVARWSVAGLERRRPLLPGSPDEARIDLPAPRIGEEILSDYRATGLSLASHPMALLRPQLDARRIQGSRHLRDARHGRGVHVAGLVTQRQRPATAKGTIFVTLEDEHGMINVIVWPDLAARQRKPLLDATLLAVRGRWERVDGVEHLIAGQLTDLSELLGELQAPSRDFR
- a CDS encoding gamma-glutamylcyclotransferase family protein, which encodes MIERLFVYGSLAPGRPNAHVLADVPGTWEPAIVTGTLRAEGWGAAMGFPGLVLAQDGGDVAGLVFSSTQLGPHWARLDAFEDGYARELAQVRLEDGRCVEAWVYTVDGRAGPDST
- a CDS encoding TSUP family transporter; the protein is MELATDTIALLMAVAFVAGIIDAIAGGGGLLTIPALMAAGIPPVNAIATNKLQSSFGTASAVVAFARKGRIDFRRFLKPALGAFIGSALGAWTLQRLNPAFLSGLIPMLLILMVLYFLFAPKASEEDRQGRFGPMAMLGIVTAIGFYDGFFGPGTGSFLTTALVALFGLGLVSATAHTKFLNLSSNVAAVLTLIAGGHVMWTLGLLMAVSSIAGGQLGAHLAMRVGGKVIRPLLVTMSLLLTAKLLSDPANPVTAFVLGHA
- a CDS encoding autotransporter outer membrane beta-barrel domain-containing protein; this encodes MDRTPPDGRRVAPRARVLPLTIGIREALRLVAARTSFASLALMPAMVCAQTFGPGVVAPIDLNGGTGQVVGSTTITAPTSTHAVRVRSGGTLTVDTQAPPLPGAISFTSVTGNTLFADGAVILVPAGVNLFTTGGNAAIANGSGSRIDITGGQFNITGVGDAVVAINGGLINVANATINSTATAGATISNAHGFIAEAGGRVVATQINQINTAASNAVALGASGANSRVENALAPVIAMSGTGSLGIYVHDGGQVFTPANTLITMTGTNSVGVSADNTTVAAGTLGSGLRVDFTNPSTAQASGTGAVAMNGGVLTLDSFQVTGVGAGAGVWSRPGTTITLTGSSNLTIAATTNPTFYVLSTANLATVDGPIGSSFAVVAGLPIAGLKSQGAIFSTGTTVNVSSPNGRGGYAEINTGTATLDITNNTITTTGTGGVGLFAGDNGVITGRDSRITTRDGAAALELFNFTSPASIDLTNSQVTATGARTIGLYSANRTTNLVNQATLTGGTMTSEYVAILGNGPLDVTVDGGASVSSPSWLMYAQTPAVAFAQPSIVQLFADNATLNGAAGANAAATANITLQNASHWTGEAYYLTNGTLDASSVWTVPVDSILTATLTNAGRVEFTAPQASAFKELWTRDYVGAGGTLAINTFLGADNSPSDKLILYNGGLATGPGLLAVSNTDGAGDVTVANGILVVQAIEGATTSANLFALAAPAIAGPYEYTLHRGSVDADGPNNWYLRSTLDCSGPNAPVPPCPQPPPPDPPPDPTPDPPPPPPPPDPTPEPPPVPDPIPDPPDPPAPPPLPPLPPPIPQFRPEVSVYTALAPTTLQYGRSLLDTLHERVGEQEQLRNRDLPEQFRIDGFWGRLIYVNGEKDAEGAGIYDRGPEYDYVLTAVQLGLDLKREEDQDGPRDHAGLYAAIGHAETQVEHVFSNLAGDVFVDGYTLGGYWTRYSEREAYLDGVLQATWYDASAQSVRRIRMQTDGWGLAASIEGGYPFRTRNEWEIEPQAQLIYQWIDLGDSSDLAADVHFDDNESLLARLSARLSREWNSKGYESGPLDHTGWARLSVWHEFKGDPVTSFSSRLGDIPFDADLGGSWWEVEIGYTGDLDRNRFLYTNLGYSQGFDDDRRAWEAKLGFRANW